The Myxocyprinus asiaticus isolate MX2 ecotype Aquarium Trade chromosome 4, UBuf_Myxa_2, whole genome shotgun sequence nucleotide sequence TGAAATCAAAATAAGGCCCTACATGTTCAAGCATTACAAATGATCACATTCAAATGtaacaaacattataaaaaataaaaacaaggaaCGGAGACGGACATGGAGTTACTGTACATGTCTAGAATGGTTTGGCAGAAGTGAGGGAGTTGTGAGTATGTGAACATGTAAtgtgtgtattttgggtgatgtaCTGTATCTGCTACTGTAAATGAGATGCAATCTTTGTCATggacataaaaataaaagcaaaaggcTCTGACCACAAAATTCCCATTTCAGCACTGAGCCTCTCAACTAGCttcaaaaggaatagttcacccttaaatgaaatttctgttaacatttattcatgttgttccaaacttgcaggactttcttctgtgaaaaccAAAGAacaaatgctgctcttttccatacaatgacagctcATAGTGACCAGATCTGTCAAGCTCCACAAAAAAGCACAATAGTCACCCTTACAACTtgtgcaagtcttctgaagccattcgatagaTTTCTTGTGAGGAAGACGAAAATTAAGTTATTATTATAAGATTTTGTCTTCTGCAGTAGCTCTCAAAATGATGCCAAGAATATGCCCTCATcccattttactccaaaatcaaaagaaacaactaataaattagattttgcaTTTGGACAGTGAAGCCTATAATTTAAGGACagttatacacatactgtattacaCCACCGTTCACATTACCACAATgcaaaagatggtcattattatattctctttactgcaatgtgaaatttttttttgcagaatcaCTGCACAACAACACCTTTTTTTCTGtaatacagtttaaaaattaCTGTTGTTACATTAATGAGAgtcataattgaaaacaatgaaaatgaCAAGAGCAAAATGTTtggatgcattacggtaatgaaaaCTGGGGGTACAACATGCTTAAGTGTTCTGATACATATAtatcaaatcaatacaaaaatgtgtatatacatatatacatgtgtatgtgtgtatactgtatacagtatatatacacacacacacatatatatatatttgtattgatttggggttcaATTTTATTGACAGGTTAATCAAGAATCACCCATGCTTTCAGTATATGCAAATCCTTGTGTGTTCTATGGAAGATCGAAAGTTACACaagttcagaacaacatgagggtgggtgactacatgatgacagaatttttatttgtgtgtcaACTAACCCTTTCAGTAAATTTGGCTACCTGCATTTAAAACCCTACCTCCAAACAAGGTTTTCCATACACCtgttgaaccccccccccccaatcccaaCTGGTCCATCTTTTACATGAGTACACCCATCCTCACCCCAATGTGGTCAGTTTATCAATAAGGTCATCAATGGTGTACACCATGAGCTTAATATCATCCTTCTCTGACATGCGATGCTGCCCATGTTTGCGAAGAATAACGTCCACATCGTTGCTGAGTACCCGCTCTGCGACCTGCATGGAGACATGCCAGGGTACATCAGAGTCTTTGAGCCCGTGGATCAGACGTACCGGACAGGTAACAGGGATTGGGCTCTGGAGTACACAGTGGTTCTCTGCCTCTCTCAGAAAGTTCACACTCAGAGTGTAGAAACCCTCTTCATTGTGCTTGGTTGGGAATTTCCAAGAGCCCTGCTCCTCTACTTCCTTCTTtgtctgataaaaaaataaaaagtggaaGAAGAAATGGAAGAGTTATTAAAGGTATAGTGGGTAATTTTTCCATGTTTtccaatactttctcctatctcagcttaatacGGAGTGAAAACTATATGCAagtcattcataggttgatttcacctgaaAAGTGTGAGCACTGTGTCCCTGTGGAGCTATCAAAAACTTTACGAAATATACTTTTACTGTTCAACAGTGTTTTGGTATAagttgaataaaaaacaaatggtAAATTTACATGTGGCACCATTTATTTCTGTAGAAAAAGTTCTGATCTGATGATGTCTGGTAGGATTTAAcattgcaaaaatgttttgttttttaatctttgtttagCTTCCAATAAAAGAAAAtctaacatttacagatttataaaacattaaatattacactattaaatattacaatattattttttaaatatgtttaataagtaggttaggtttatgcttaaaacaatcaataaataattttCCAATTGGGTGAGAATAATACACTTAttcaagatataaaaaaaaaattatcaattcTTAATACCTTATACACTTCTCAGGACAATTGATTTTGCTTACGGTAAGTGTTTCAACGAAAATCcttttaagaaattattttaacggCAGCGTTTTATTTTATAGGCACATGCGACATTTAGGCTCCAGTCAATTAGACCCGCAAGACAATTAGCTATAGATTTTTATAATGGCAggtttggatttatgagtaaaataagttctgtggtaaacattacttaaagATAATTGGACGTttttttctacaacataaattacacagtcattcctcaaacgtgaattttaaagCCGCATTGAAGAAACATacttcaacaacaaaaaacagtggcttcaaaacattcaaaaagaggtatgaaaatgtataatttttgttGTAGAATAAAATATATCAACATATCTTCAAGTAATCTTTACCACGGACCTTATTGTTCTCTTATATTCAAAACTGCTATTATAAAAACTCCTAGGAAATTTTCGAGGGAATCTATGGTGAATTAGCCTTCCATCCATtagggttcgcctacaaattgacatcattgGGCTGAACAGCTCCATTATCTCCTATTTTCCTAGTATCTCGTACCATTAAACACGGTACTATCACATGTCTGGATGGCAACATGTATATGGAAATTATATGCAGATAAGTTTATGCATTGTAAAAACACCCATTGGAAGCTCCATATGGGCATTTCAGGGAGGAGACGGGGTGGggaataattttttgtgtgtatacagAATCTTCTGCTAACTGGGATTCATACAGTGAACTTTGCACAGGTTCTGCCGTATGTActgttttataaatctgaaaacgTTTGTAAGCACACTTTTGGGATGAAATCTGCGACCAGTTTTATACAGaattttaaagatgacttttctCACCTCTATTGGCAGCGTGTTGAATGATGTGACAAAGTGATCTGCAGCTGTTGAGATGCCCACTAAAGCAGCAGTCTTCTCTGGTCGTGCAAGAGCTGCTAGAAGCATCAGCCAACCACCCATGCTGGAACCCACCAGAATCTTGAACACGATGACATAAAAGAGGCCAGAACAGATTTAGTTTGGTCATGTATATTAACAAATTATGAATTTGTATTTAAGTGATTGAAGACACATATTGCAATGAATTAATCAAACCAATTAATTTATCCATTCACCTGTGGCCCCTCTACTAGTTCATCCAGTACGAAGAGCACATCCTTCTTCCAAGCACCCATGTTGTAGTTTGCCATTTCCCCTTCGGACGACCCACAGCCAGAATAATCAAACCTGAAAAAAGAAGATCATTTATCACCATCATAATACAAATGTCAAAGTGGATAATGAACACATTATGGCAATTGATTACAATGACCATCTATATGAACCAATGGCAAAACATATTAATCAAAACCAGGGGTGTAAGAAGGATCTGAAGTGTGGGCAGGACACATTATGTCTCTGAAATGGCATGGATCTATTATAAAGTGCTGATTATTAAGGATGAATATTGATACAGGTTTCcagattcgattctgattcacaagctctcaattcgttTCAATTCAATTCAGATTCATTTGGGTATAGTTTAGTTGTGTCCATTTTGCTTAGGTGTACATATGAACGAaattctctcagctaatgctgttaattatacaagggacCTTCAAACTTGgcacattttgaaaatattaaagagatagttataGAGATACccaaaattgtctcatcatttactcgccctcatgccatcccagatgtgtatgattttcttttttctgcagaacacaaaaaaagacttttggaagaatatctcagctctgtaggtccatacaatgcaagtgaatggtgatcagacctttgtagctccaaaaatcacataaaggatacattgaagtaatccatacgactccagtgtttaaatccatatcatcagaagcgatatgataggtgtgggtgagaaacagaacaatatttatgtccttttttactctaaatctccactttaactaaGCATGAACCACATGTGacattcagatgtaaaagtgaaagtggagatttagagtaaaaaaaaaaaaaagacttattctattgcttctgaggacatggatttaaacactgcagttgtatggattactttaatgtttcctttatgtgattttttgagctacaaatgtctgatcaccattcacttgcattgtatgaacctacagagttgagatatacttctaaaagtctttttttgtgttctgcagaagaaagaaagtcaaaaacatcttggatggcatgaggttatatacatacatacatatatatatatatatatatatatacacactatatggacaaaagtattgggacacctacacattacacctacaggagcttttatgacatcccattctaaatccacAGGCATTAATATTGAGTTGgtcccccctttgcagctataacagcttccactcttctgggaaggctttctacaagattttggagtgtgtctgttggaatttttgcccattcttccagaagagcatttgtgaggtcagacactgatgttggacgagagagcctggctcgcaatctccgttcgatagggttgaggtcagggctctgtgcaGGCCAGACAAGTTTTTCAACACCGAACTcatccaaccatgcctttatggaccttgttttgtgcactggggcacagtcatgctggaacagaaaagggcttccccaaactgtttccacaaagttggaaacatagaattttccaaaatgttaaTGCCTCaacttaccaagacattttggaaaattctatgcttccaactttgtggaaacagaaatactcttctggaagaatgggcaaaaattccaacagacacactccaaaatcttgtagaaagccttcccagaagagtggaagctgttatagctgcaaaggggggaccaactcgatattaatgactatggatttagaatgggatgtcataaaagctcctgtaggtgtaatgtgtaggtgtcccaatacttttgtccatatagtgtatatatagttaCATGTTTACTGCTTActtgatttacttgcattgtagagggttgccacatagacTAAAAGATCTTGGGTTTTTAACAATCAATAtcggatcattcaaatgaagatcgcgattaatccgaaaatcgatatttttacccagcttTGATTACCTCCCAAAAATGAAGACAGAAATTTCTAATTAGAGGAACAAGTTCCCCCAGTTACAAtggtttcactcagtcacaaaacATGTTATTGTCCTATCTTCTGCTAACAGAGTTTTTTCTTGTTGCTTTCGTGACCAGATAATTGCTCTAGTAAGCACTAAAATCTCTTAAATTTGCCATTTCCTACTCCATTCAAGCATGCACAAATAGTGCACAAAATGTATGGCAATTCTAATTCGATTACCTGAGGTACGAGTGGCCCAAAGACTTGCAGAACTCCTCTAAGGCTTCTGCTTTCTGACCACCCATGTTGGAGGCAAAACCAGGAAGGAAAACCACTCCAGGACTCTTCCCTGTTAGCTTCCTGTAGGCCAGCTTGGGCAGGTCTGGCCGTGTGGCATACTGGATTGTTGTCTTGTGTCGAACACCTAAAACAGAGCATAAACAATTACTGGCTTGGTGAATACTTTTTTATTGGACGGTAACAGATTTTGTGGTGATCATTTTGACAGTGCTTATGAGGCAGCACgttattgatattcctcaaacattctgttCCTATTTGACTTTTCCAAAATTGTCAGCAATAGAGCGAAACAGTGGGATTCTGGGTTctagtaaaaatcccattcattttttccataggagaATCAGAGGTGTGGTCCTTAGGTGGTCGCGCCCTGGGTGTTCAACGTCTTTTTCACAGCCGGTCGGGGGTACCTATGAAAGATCTGGGGTTTGGCAGAACTGATTAGGGGCTTCAGTCAATGATCTAACAATCTCTATGCTATCCATAtacgttttttaaataaactttatatatactttctaagaaatgtaagattaaaGTTTGACAATCATCCCTTGACATACACTGTTATAATGTTCGTTATTCAACTGACAGCAATGTAATATTTACATCTTAAATTGTGATTGACCTTCCCTTTCTTACATCGATTTAGTCATCTATTCTGCCATTcaaaggcaaaacgcagtaaATATACCATTTTggtatattaagtaaattctgaCAGTGTAGTGACCGCTTTTGTCTTGCATGGCAATATAGCTTCCTTAATACTAAAAAAGGCAACAGAAGTGTTCCTAATTCTCTGAAAAGCCACCAATAAACATGTCTGTTGAAtacactaaacatcacattatccattAAGAACATACACCGACGTATGTGAAAACACTGTCGAAAACAGGCATTCGCTATCAAtggttcaggaaaaaggtggttTTTACCGCATACTTTTTCCTGGGGCATGCCAGGTAACTGAAAATGAATTTCCAAACGAAAACAGGTTAGTGAGGACGTGgttaaactagggctgtcgatttaatgtgttaatttagtgggattaataatatgaaaaataatgcgttaaCATTTTCATTCAGTTATTCATGCCTCCAATCCGTACGTAAATTCCATAATTTACGGACTGTACCTAaaattggagcaattcaaccttgatgtggcagtagggggcagtcagctccagctgtacaggcaacaggACTGATCAAATTAACAGACAGGACTGATCAAATTAACAGACAGGACTGATCAAATTAACAGGCAGTACAGATGCGCTTTTGTGCTCAAAGACAGGTAGACAgggcacaacagaatgcaggcaTCTCAAAACGCGTTTTTCAACGTTTCAAacaacgtttaacttgacacagcgctTTAAAAGAACATCGCTTATGACTTGAGACATTGAAACGCAACTTTCATCAGACTGACGCATGAGTACATGgaccaacaaataaaaatagctgCGACAGAAGTAGGCAAATAATAGTGTTATGTTcaaagatatggaaataaaacaaacaatatttggaCTTTTAAGACACTTTCTGTATTGTAGAAATGCTCGACTTGTCTGCTGCCAAAACATATGTAGCCTATATGATAGGTATTGTTGaattatatgatttttttaaataattattttaattagacctattatatactaaattatctttactTGAAGGATTTATAAATATTGACATGCGATTAATTGTACTAAATTCGATGAATCAATCGGTTTAATCgtgtttaacatttaaaaaaattaatgattgTCTTTCACTGATTTCTTTCATTCAACCCTTTTCGctataaaaagaaataataaaaaagaaagtaaCTTGTTAATTGCAGTTGGTGACGCTTAGCTAGGAGACCAAGCACATGTGATTTCTCCCCAGGTTCATCCGCCATCAGAAGCTTTCCGCCTGGTTGACTAGAGATAGCAGAGTCGCAAGCTCAAAATCGCTAAATCAAAAACGCTGAATTATATGGACACATCACAGTGTTCTAGCTAAGGCCTGACCTTAACTgtagcactatatatatatataaaagaaagaaaaaaaaaaactcaaacaatCGAAAACTACTAGAGACAATCCAGTCTTCCTTCTGTTGCAGTACACACTAGCAAACGACTTTGATCCTAGTTTACGCTAGCCATCCTGGCCACACCTCCACATGAACGCCCCCTGGCCGCAACACATCGAAATTCTTATATAATGCTGTCTGTAAAGAACTCGGCTTACCCGTAGCAACGTGCGGGAGCATGGTGAATTTCCGGGCATTTATTTGGAGAACCATGCAGTAATGCCTTATCATTTTTGTCGCCGTTTTGTCCCGCTCTCTGCGGAGACACAAAGGTTGACAGAAGACTCTTCTCCCGATTGTGTCCTAACGGTAGACCGAGAGCTGACCGCAAATCACTGCCGCCTACTGGTGTGGAGCGTCAGTGCGCTTTTGAAGCAAAAGTCGGCCTTTTTTATTATACAAGTATGCAGATTTGCTACCGAAACGTTTGAAAAAACGAGTGCCAGTTGTAAATAAATTGGACACAAACTTAACTGTA carries:
- the LOC127437266 gene encoding palmitoyl-protein thioesterase ABHD10, mitochondrial-like isoform X2; translation: MIRHYCMVLQINARKFTMLPHVATGVRHKTTIQYATRPDLPKLAYRKLTGKSPGVVFLPGFASNMGGQKAEALEEFCKSLGHSYLRFDYSGCGSSEGEMANYNMGAWKKDVLFVLDELVEGPQILVGSSMGGWLMLLAALARPEKTAALVGISTAADHFVTSFNTLPIETKKEVEEQGSWKFPTKHNEEGFYTLSVNFLREAENHCVLQSPIPVTCPVRLIHGLKDSDVPWHVSMQVAERVLSNDVDVILRKHGQHRMSEKDDIKLMVYTIDDLIDKLTTLGSVLKESPIPPHTTAPHSASQDQRSPDFISNSTVTSKKKYGHIFPACTEMKSMKHIVILMAVIAGAFAAPFVKGEQAKKFLRLKRQSGYWDPSHSHNQWGYTIQEQANEYWNSLRADAQYYMDMGNLMFDRSVADENNRLYMDMLRNVRAQLDAHTGQQ
- the LOC127437266 gene encoding palmitoyl-protein thioesterase ABHD10, mitochondrial-like isoform X1, which translates into the protein MADEPGEKSHVLGLLAKRHQLQLTSVRHKTTIQYATRPDLPKLAYRKLTGKSPGVVFLPGFASNMGGQKAEALEEFCKSLGHSYLRFDYSGCGSSEGEMANYNMGAWKKDVLFVLDELVEGPQILVGSSMGGWLMLLAALARPEKTAALVGISTAADHFVTSFNTLPIETKKEVEEQGSWKFPTKHNEEGFYTLSVNFLREAENHCVLQSPIPVTCPVRLIHGLKDSDVPWHVSMQVAERVLSNDVDVILRKHGQHRMSEKDDIKLMVYTIDDLIDKLTTLGSVLKESPIPPHTTAPHSASQDQRSPDFISNSTVTSKKKYGHIFPACTEMKSMKHIVILMAVIAGAFAAPFVKGEQAKKFLRLKRQSGYWDPSHSHNQWGYTIQEQANEYWNSLRADAQYYMDMGNLMFDRSVADENNRLYMDMLRNVRAQLDAHTGQQ